The Pseudomonas wenzhouensis genome has a segment encoding these proteins:
- the ntrB gene encoding nitrate ABC transporter permease, which yields MNAPLKTPLPPIAKPRLSAQALLPSAAALGSMLKAGIAPLLGIIAFIGFWSLLAQYSEGLPGPLSTWQAALVLFADPFYDNGPNDMGIGWNILNSLGRVGVGFGLAALVGIPLGFAIGRFAFLAGMLAPIISLLRPVSPLAWLPIGLLVFEAAGPASIWVIFISSIWPIILNTAAGVASVPQDYLNAARVLKLSEFKVLTRILFPAVLPHLMTGIRLAIGVAWLVIVAAEMLTGGIGLGFWVWDEWNNLNVEHILIAIIIVGLVGLALEQMLLLIAKRFDYAS from the coding sequence ATGAATGCGCCCCTGAAAACACCACTGCCGCCAATTGCCAAGCCGCGCCTCTCTGCGCAGGCCTTGCTGCCCAGCGCCGCCGCACTGGGCAGTATGCTCAAGGCCGGCATCGCCCCGCTGCTGGGCATCATCGCCTTCATCGGCTTCTGGTCGCTGCTGGCGCAGTACAGCGAGGGCCTGCCTGGCCCCTTGAGCACCTGGCAAGCCGCGCTGGTGTTGTTCGCTGATCCTTTCTACGACAACGGCCCCAACGACATGGGTATCGGCTGGAACATCCTCAACTCGCTCGGCCGCGTCGGCGTCGGCTTCGGTCTGGCGGCGCTGGTGGGCATTCCCCTGGGGTTCGCCATCGGCCGTTTCGCCTTTCTCGCCGGCATGCTGGCGCCGATCATCAGCTTGCTGCGTCCGGTCTCGCCGCTGGCCTGGCTGCCGATCGGCCTGCTGGTGTTCGAGGCGGCCGGCCCGGCGTCGATCTGGGTCATTTTCATCAGCTCGATCTGGCCGATCATCCTCAACACCGCCGCCGGCGTGGCCAGCGTGCCGCAGGACTACCTGAACGCGGCCCGCGTGCTGAAGCTGTCGGAGTTCAAGGTGCTGACGCGCATCCTGTTTCCCGCCGTGCTGCCGCACCTGATGACCGGCATCCGCCTGGCCATCGGCGTGGCCTGGCTGGTGATAGTCGCCGCGGAGATGCTCACCGGCGGCATCGGCCTGGGCTTCTGGGTGTGGGACGAGTGGAACAACCTCAACGTCGAGCACATTCTCATCGCCATCATCATCGTCGGCCTGGTCGGCCTGGCGCTGGAGCAGATGCTGCTGTTGATCGCCAAACGCTTTGACTACGCGAGCTGA